Proteins from a single region of Platichthys flesus chromosome 16, fPlaFle2.1, whole genome shotgun sequence:
- the aqp8b gene encoding aquaporin-8b produces MAEQKVEMCEVETSLMTSESKPAPVRMPNKFERLLQPCVGELVGTMFFVFIGCVSVIENQETTGRLQPALVHGLAVAVLVTCMAEISGSHFNPTFTLAIYLCGGMEMNMVAPYIASQLVGGVLGAAMAKGMTNREKYDKAHGAAFDLLQSDCQVGRAVFAEVAMTCLITVVLLLGAVNSKTRSPMVPFLVGCTVIFNILAGGDISGTCMNSARAFGPAVVNNYWTFHWVYWLGPIGGGLIAAVLVRLLLGDRKIRLIWK; encoded by the exons ATGGCTGAGCAGAAGGTGGAGATGTGTGAAGTTGAGACGTCTCTCATGACTTCGGAGTCCAAACCGGCTCCGGTCAGAATGCCCAACAAATTTGAGAGGTTATTGCAGCCCTGCGTGGGCGAGCTGGTGGGGACTATGTTCTTCGTGTTCATcggctgtgtgtctgtcattgaGAATCAGGAGACCACAGGGAGGCTGCAGCCGGCTCTGGTGCATGGTTTGGCTGTGGCCGTCCTGGTGACTTGCATGGCGGAAATCAG TGGTTCCCATTTCAACCCTACATTCACCCTGGCCATCTACCTGTGTGGAGGCATGGAGATGAACATGGTGGCCCCATACATTGCATCTCAGCTGGTTGGCGGTGTGCTTGGAGCTGCTATGGCAAAG GGAATGACCAACAGAGAGAAGTACGACAAGGCCCACGGGGCTGCGTTCGATCTGCTGCAGTCAGACTGTCAGGTAGGAAGAGCTGTGTTTGCGGAGGTCGCCATGACCTGCCTGATCAccgtggtgctgctgctgggggcgGTGAACTCCAAGACCAGGAGCCCCATGGTGCCCTTCCTGGTCGGCTGCACTGTCATCTTCAACATCTTGGCTGG TGGAGATATATCTGGGACGTGTATGAACTCGGCCAGAGCCTTTGGTCCAGCCGTAGTGAACAACTACTGGACCTTTCACTGGGTCTACTGGTTGGGACCCATCGGAGGAGGTCTAATAGCAGCTGTACTGGTCCG CCTCCTTCTTGGAGACCGGAAGATCCGACTCATTTGGAAATGA
- the LOC133970650 gene encoding meteorin-like protein, giving the protein MFSFAIVLVHFLALQLRHCAADLCNWTGSGFAAGVDSRIVLQVRLRCTEGSVRWLYPGQALRVVLEPNLSSSLRTTVCIKPSPSFRGASVFVERAGELELLVADGGRPQQVYCFRAEGSRRPALYLQASPQSDGHWSRRTMSFRYELLGNRSAAPSLGHSGPQASCRPCNDTELLMAICNSDFVIRGHIRSISHSSASQTSSVEVSAVRVYWQRSGVFERRVDPGSPRSASTWHGHIHALLQCHVKPGDGEFLFTGSEHFGEAWLGCAPRYKDFLSVYQTARAAHRNSCDFPLD; this is encoded by the exons atgttttcttttgcgATAGTTTTGGTGCATTTCTTGGCTCTTCAGCTGCGACACTGTGCAGCTGATCTGTGCAACTGGACCGGGAG CGGTTTTGCAGCTGGAGTGGACTCCAGGATCGTGCTCCAGGTGCGGCTGCGGTGCACCGAGGGCTCGGTGAGGTGGCTGTACCCAGGCCAGGCTCTCCGGGTGGTGCTGGAGCCGAACCTGTCCTCCAGCCTGCGCACCACCGTCTGCATCAAACCGTCTCCCTCCTTCCGCGGGGCCAGTGTGTTCGTGGAACGCGCCggagagctggagctgctggtggcGGACGGAGGGAGGCCGCAGCAGGTCTACTGTTTCCGGGCTGAGGGATCGCGCAGGCCCGCTTTATACCTCCAGGCCAGCCCGCAGAGTGACGGACACTGGAGCAGACGCACCATGAGCTTCAGATACGAGCTGCTGGGGAACAGGAGCGCGGCGCCCAGCCTGGGTCACAGCGGGCCACAGG CTTCTTGTCGACCCTGCAATGATACTGAACTCCTGATGGCGATCTGCAACAGTGACTTTG tgatCCGAGGCCACATCAGGAGCATCTCCCACAGCTCTGCAAGTCAGACATCCTCGGTGGAGGTGTCAGCGGTGAGGGTGTACTGGCAGCGTAGTGGAGTGTTTGAGCGCCGTGTGGATCCGGGGTCACCTCGGTCCGCCTCAACGTGGCATGGACACATCCACGCACTCCTGCAGTGCCACGTGAAGCCTGGGGACGGAGAGTTTCTCTTCACAGGGTCAGAACACTTTGGGGAAGCGTGGTTAGGGTGTGCACCGCGATACAAAGACTTCCTGTCCGTCTACCAGACTGCCCGGGCGGCACATCGCAATTCCTGTGACTTCCCTTTAGACTGA
- the cbx8a gene encoding chromobox protein homolog 8a, translating to MELSAVGESVFAAESIIKRRIRRGRWEYLVKWKGWSQKHSTWEPEDNILDERLFAAFEERERERELFGPKKRGPKPETFLLKARAKEKTYEFRREAPRGIQVSYPTPEPVITPRAREGLRAVVPTIFPPSAVNRGESVHVRAPEPERRPRPTPPAALTLQEPDRHPKKRGRKPKLHLNYDKEDGSSSAEQDSKRSRFVEDPVSPGVSKVARRLHHHHGETSEHSLLQLTKRFQEKTTITPKSSGAKRHAGDAGLSYTCAFDPNERGHRTHCLSSMSVPLTLRHQVKEYMPTQPESTRDPASMWTPRFTSLDTVTVTDVTLNLMTVTVRESSTDKGFFRAKR from the exons ATGGAGCTCTCAGCTGTTGGTGAGAGCGTCTTCGCAGCCGAGTCCATCATTAAACGGCGAATCCGACGG GGTCGTTGGGAATATCTCGTGAAATGGAAGGGCTGGTCTCAGAA GCACAGCACATGGGAGCCGGAGGACAACATCCTGGATGAACGACTCTTCGCTGCCTTcgaggagag AGAGCGCGAACGGGAGCTGTTCGGCCCGAAGAAGCGTGGACCCAAACCCGAGACGTTTCTCCTGAAG GCCAGAGCCAAAGAAAAGACGTATGAATTTAGAAGAGAGGCTCCCAGAGGGATCCAGGTTTCCTATCCCACCCCGGAGCCTGTCATAACACCAAGGGCCCGGGAGGGTTTACGTGCCGTGGTTCCCACAATCTTCCCACCGAGCGCGGTcaacagaggagagagtgtgCACGTCCGAGCACCAGAGCCCGAGAGGAGGCCCAGGCCGACCCCACCGGCTGCTCTGACACTCCAGGAGCCGGACCGACACCCCAAAAAGAGAGGGCGCAAACCGAAGCTACATTTAAATTATGATAAAGAAGATGGTAGCAGCTCGGCAGAGCAGGATTCCAAACGGAGCAGGTTTGTGGAGGACCCTGTGTCGCCCGGCGTGTCCAAAGTGGCCAGACGGCTGCACCACCACCACGGAGAGACGTCGGAGCacagcctcctccagctgacCAAGAGGTTCCAGGAGAAGACCACGATCACGCCCAAATCCAGCGGCGCGAAGAGACACGCTGGGGACGCAGGCCTGTCCTACACCTGCGCGTTCGATCCAAACGAGAGGGGACACAGGACTCACTGTCTGAGCAGCATGTCTGTCCCTCTGACGCTGAGGCACCAGGTGAAGGAGTACATGCCCACTCAGCCCGAGTCCACCCGTGACCCTGCCTCGATGTGGACCCCCAGATTCACCAGCCTGGACACTGTGACCGTGACGGACGTCACACTGAACCTGATGACGGTCACCGTCAGAGAGAGCAGCACGGACAAAGGTTTCTTCAGAGCGAAaagatga